From the genome of Monomorium pharaonis isolate MP-MQ-018 chromosome 1, ASM1337386v2, whole genome shotgun sequence:
CAGTTtctgagaggaggaggaggcctAGGAGAGGCATCGGGCATCAGTGGAGCAACTTAGCGGTaagcattattatttatttctgtaaagtaaaattaatattttctttgtatttgtCAGTTTTATTTCGATTTATCTTTTGATTTATCTTCCAATGTTTTATTGTTTGACGCAATATTTCCTATCTTATCATTGTGTGAAGGGATGCAATCGCGgagcaaaattttgtattttggtTAGAATCGGATATGTTTATCTCTATTGTGTGTATAGTTGGAacatttactaattttttaaaatatttatcaagctcataagtaaaaatgtgttttataaaattaccttTTCTGTGAAAGGTTcgaaatcaattattaatataacaaataaaatatcttgtttatgaatatactttaaatgacatatatatttatgaatgtttttaaatattatattatcagaaTAAGGACAATtcgttgttaaaaaataataatttggcTGTTCATATACATCATATACATTATCGTACTGTTTGCagtgataattaaataaatgttttgttataatctattaatttgtatcaaattgattattttaaacaccattttaatttaaattgtatgtttGTGTGTTGCAGTATCATCGTTGCTAACTAACGATTCGCAGTTTCTgaaaggaggaggaggccTATAGGAGAGGCATCGGGTATCAGTGGAGCAACTTAGCGGTaagcattattatttatttccgtaaaattaatatttcctttgtatttatcagttttatttcaatgattaaaaaatatcaattaaagaattaaaatttaatttaaaatttaaaaaaataaaataaaattttatttttatatagatcttaaaaattgcataattattttaatagatatttaattaaaaagcaattataaaattatgtgtagAGTAAAAGTTAAGAATTATTGATTCTTTTGAacgctaattttattttaacattatgttTCTATGTTGCAGAATCATCGTAGCGACGCTGCTGCTGATAACTCCACTGCTGCGCATCGGTCggtgagagataaagattgtatattaataattaattgcatgtTGCATGaattagatttatataaaaaattatgtgatatgagagtttataaattgttttttttacaaaaagaatgtgtatataaagtttaggAATTTTAACGCATTAAGTTTGATAAAACGCAACGTCTCTTGCAACCAAGAAGAGGCTGAAGaggaaatttaaataagagacgaataattaattattctaagaTGTAAGATGAAACATTGAAAAGGGAGAGACGTCCTCGATTAATGGctgatcatttttaattatcctgAATTATTAATCActcaatttgtaatatttaattgtaattattaattaaacaattaattaaattttatctgatACTGCTGTATAtgattttaaatcttataaacTTTTCATCTTAATCTTGATTTGTTGTTacttattatgtttattctcaaacgcattttatataaatgtttagaaaTAGTGATGTGAGATTCaaagagaataaataatttttattttaattaataattttagcttatttatatatttaagttttaatgaCGTTTctttacatgtaaaaatatatactttttataaattacattattgctTTATTTGGTCTTCAGCAAGAGAATCTTggtgttaaataataatttttctttgaactTAATATTTGTAGCGTACATAATTCTCGCCGACAAAGaacaatttatagaaataatattttttaaattatatattttttagtgaatttaatatttccagTTTATGAACTATTCGccacttttttaaatcttgaaaTACCATTACTACCTAGATATCGGTACTCGGGAGcatctataaaatttctttctttttctaaactaTTGGCaataattattgcgaaaaactAATACCTCAATCAGGACTGGCCATTCtaattgagatattatttttcgcaaaagccgtaaataaattattggggaaataatacataccttagccaggactgaccatcCTGGTTGAGGAATTATTTCTCGCAATAAACTATTTACagtattgcaaaaaataatatctcaggaCTGGTCATCCCGactaagaaattatttctagcaataaattatttgcagtaATTCGGGAAAGGGGGAACTTACAGATGCATCACAGCACCGAGCTAATCCAGTGCATCATAGTATTTAGCTAATAACTGTTTCAAGACTAATAAATCGGCGCGGATTATATACGCtacaaatattaagtttacagaaaaattattatttagcacCAAGATTCTCTCGCTGTAGACCAAGATAAagcaataatgtaatttaaaaaagtatatatttctaCATGTGAAGAAATGTCATTAAAacttaagtatataaataagataaaattatcatattaatttaaataaaaattatttaagtattcCCTTTGAATCTCACATCGCTATTTCTGAACATTTACATGAAATACGTTTGagtataaacataataagtAACAACAAATCAAGATTgagatgaaaattttataagatttaaaatcaTATACAGCAGTATTAgacaaaattcaattaattgcttaattaataattacaattaattattacaaattaagtgattaataattaggggtaattaaaaataatcagcGATTAATCGAGGACGTCTCTGCCTTTTCCATCTTTCATCTTATAATCGTGATTGATTATTTGTCTGTTacttaaattttctctttatggCCTTTTCCTGGTTGCAAAGAGgccataaaaaaattgcgttTTATCGCACTGCCTCTTAATGCGTTAAAATTCCTgaactttatatattacacattctTATTTGATTTGCCATCGGGGCATTACGAGGCAGTACGCAACCATTTCCTGCTTCTGTTGGTAACGTTAAAAACAGAAACTTTTTAGCTTCtttttttgcttaatattTTCGTACTGGGGCGCGTGAGCGATTCTCAATGTAAGGGCGCGTAAGCGAGTTGTAATGGCACCGTTTGCCATTACTTAAATTATCTGGCTGTCGTGCAGCCAGAATTGATTTAGCCAGGATCAACGAAAGGTGAGTCCAATCTGGccggaagaaagaagaaatttattaaaagttggGTGTCAAAAATTAACGTAAATATATTCAGTGATTTTTCtcgcatttttttgtaatgatATACTTGATCGCATGGTGGAAGTAATAAGGTATGCTATTACCTCGAACGAATTTTCGTCACATTCTGCGCAGCACCAAGTTTCTGCCATCTTGCAAAATTACCAGAGCAACCGATTGACAGATTATTGTAGGTGATGCGCAATTTTGCAGcagtaaaatgtaatataaagaacaattatttaaaaaatgtcgtcgtgtttatttataaacatgtagAAATACGtcacaaaagaataaaaatataaaatatttttcattttcaaaaaatacagaaatgattaagaaatggaaaatattttgcaaagaaAACGTCAATCCAAACAACGatatgtacaataatattgaCAGCTCGTAAAtggaattttacaaataataaaatataataaaattgataaaatacattatttaaaatttgtttatctaGCTCGGATTTGTTTCCAACATTTCCATTCTTCACAATACAAAGATCGATCTTTGTTACgtgaaagatatatattttattatatcatatattgttTCTCTGTGTTTATCTGTATTTATGTCTgtgttatatttgtatttatgtgtttgtattttgtttattaatatatccactataattacaattacatacaaaaaatctttcattataataataactctTTTTTGCCCGATTTTTCgtttaatatctatttaaattatacaagatGGCGGAATCTTGGTACGCTTTTTTATTGGTTAGTAGAAATGCTTGCGCAATAGCACACCTTATTACTTTCACCATGCTCGATCGTAATGTTCGCGTTACCCGTTAAAATTTCTtgtcattttcattaaaacatgtataagtgtatataaattatatacgaaTTATGTTCATgtataattttgttcattgcttcttttgtaaaatttctgtttgatgtaaaaaaatgacaatcatactgaaaagacaagagttaattaacaatataatttttgcattgcttttttttacaaaagtataagaaatgaaaaaattatacaccGATGATttttaatcgttatttatatttaattttgtaaaagaaacaatgcgaaaattatgtttttattaacttttgtctttttaatataattattaaaaattaattgtagagGAAAACTGATTACATCAATTAATTCTAcaggtaaaattattaaagaaacatgtgtaattttttcttaaatcgtACTTTGTTTAagtaagagaaataaaaatagtatacattattgaaaattgttttcttgGAAAATTGGAATTCGCGATTAGATTGACTTGTAACATTATCTAAACAACAGAAacgaaacattaaaaatcatttttgcctatttaaaaatacattctttgCAACTACAGAATAAAAACATGTTATTTAATACTCATAGCTAGATTTGGAAACGCTTGGTTTCtctgttgaaatttttttctaataatttatttaataggcgcacgttaaattgtttttgtttaaaatgtttggaaatatatatatatatatatatatatatatatatatatacacacacacacacacgcgtacGTTAGTGAATTTAGTTAATTACACATCCTCTGGACCAACtcattttatttgcaaagcTTGTATTTGTGCTTTTAATAGGTATTTTTTATGCGATTCCGCAGATTTTTTGTGACATAGATTTAATACTTCTTAAAAGCactgttatcaatatttttaatacttaaaataaatattaaataattattgattaatttagtcaaattagaCGGATttgtatttaacaaaaaaaaaaaaacatttgaaaataacTATTTACACTCAATATTACAAGAAAGTCAAATTTCAAACAATAATTTGTTGTCATAGTCACtataaattagaaatctgAATATTGTATATctaaagatgaaaaaaaaacattaacatatttattacataacattgaaattctgcgatattttaagattttagacatgataaaaaatcatttatttcgtATTCATCAGCGTCGATAAGCTGTCTgctataacttttaaatgtaaCGGCAGAATCCcattacatttaaaagttatagcAGACAGCTTATCGACACTGatgaatacaaaataaatgatttttcgTCGTGtctaaaacgttttttttttgttaaacacAAATTTGTCTAAATTTGgctaaattaatcaataattatttattttaagtattaaaaatattgataacagtGCTTTTAAGAAGTATTAAACCTATGtcacaaaaaatttgcaaaaccgcataaaaaattatccaggTTATATAAATTGCGTGCCTACATGCTCCTTGTCACTCTTGAAGTATAACTTATTATTGTATGCATATAATACacgttgtttaaaaaagaattttttttaatattaattattgcaatgaATAATATCATATGCCTCAgtatttgaattaataatttttgttatttataattttttttcttgaagtgcgcatattttttatttgccttAAATGTCAAAATATCTAGTTTCGGTTCTAGATGTTACGATACCGCaacgttttaaaataagaatgaaTACTGGCCTGTGATTGGTTATGAAAACATGAAAGTTACTTAAGACTACGGTTTCAAATATAAGAACTGATTGTGAACGGATGTGAGACAAACTGTGTAAGACATTCGGTCTCTTGGGATGTGAGTGAAAGGACAGAAGATTCTtgcttatttattacaacaatgtcgaatttttttactttgttgtTTTATCTTGTTTTCTGTTTATTAATCGGTTTTGTGACAATGTCGAAACCATTATCGATTTTAGTAATAGAGCCTTTACTATCAACTAGTCATCATATCTGGACggtaaatttgattaaaggACTGCTTCGTAAAGGTCATCATATACACGCAGTGAGCATTCATGATATCAATGTTGAAGGTAAACTCGCGCAGAACTTAACATACActgtaagtatatattataaattatttatgaaggccttttatgtaaataaataattttcaatttataaaacaaataagaaagaatataattttataatctgttAAGGAATAATAAACTACGATACATTatgttgttataaataaaacttaatttgaaAACAAAGTCATACGCTTTGATTTATAAGTTGGTCATCTTCAGTggacatataataataacaattcgacaaaaacaaaagaatgaaatttaaattataaacataataaataattaaataatactgtaagagaaacaaagttttttaaataaaaattttatagagacTGTGACTTAATATTTACATGCGAAGATATCGTTCTgtccaaatattataaaataaaacaataattaaaaatatcagaaaCCTCTGGATAAACCTCTGGATAAACCTCTGGATAAAATTCACCCGTCATCTTGACATATCAGATATTACTTCTAATCAATTAGGtttatgtacaatttaatagaatagatatatcttatatgtaatatttggCAGTAACAAAACGAGAATTTTTTGTCTCagatgtataatattttgcaagtttgtttttgaattgatagttttatttataatagcaTCTAGCGTGACTCGTTAACCTttgacatattaatttttaaatttactgagcctatgcaataattttgtaatttttaaacattaattataatttttctattttagaatattatttcttttaattaaaaattaatatgtttccAAAAAAcccaaatttatattttatatattccaaCTTCTCATATttgatatatctttttatacatatttttttttatatataaaaaggtaCTTATTACAGATTTTTGATGAACACTTTATTATCAGGTTTTTGAAGATGTGATAAAAACTTATGAAAATTCTGACAATTATAATCCGGTTGAATGGAAAGAGCACAGTGCATTTTATATGACGTATTTCGTACATGAGTGGGGCATTCAAACATGTGACTCagtaataaaaactaaagGAGCGAAAGAGCTTTTGGAAATGATCAAAACTGTTGAGTTTGATGTTATAGTGCAGGACATTAGTATAAATCTATGTTTCTTTGGATTGTGGGAGGTAAGGATAAAGTAACAGTCTATTACCTGTGGACTAAATTTTGATCTTTTTTGTAACAtgaatatgaataattatttctgatGTATTTTTGTCCGTTTTACACAAATCTGTTGgacaaatttgattattacacaatttagtcacaatttataaattgttctgttgttttgtttacattaagtaataaagtatgtttactataaatatttattaatgataacatttaattaaaaattaatgataacatttacaattttttttacttttaaacgGCACTGAAAtgagcaattttattatacttttaatatattaggcgtaaaaataaaaaattttgtgatactttttatagcaaaaattattgaaattttaattgtttttaaaatcctTTTTTACTCGCGCAATtctttttaacgtaatttccTCGCACAGAACGTTTCTGACACTCCAATATTatgtcttaattatttttaatgatatataattaaataaaaagtgataaTGTTCTGATCTGTACATTCtttacgtataaataaattcaaaaatgtctataaatacaaaaaataaaaataatgagtctttcttgcaatataatacttaatttattttattttgttttttattataaaataactgtttTTCAAAACTCTCGCGCTATTTCCATTGTTACTCGATAGATATTGTTTTTCAGGTTGCTAAAGGTAAACCACCTGTAGTAGGATATATTCCGTATGGTTCTGCACCTTGGCTTAAAGATTATATTGGTGGTTTAAGTTATCCGACAGTACGACATTATCCTGCAACTATTATGAAACCTGTAGGTTTGTGGCAGAGAACATGCAATgttctatattacattttaaatgattttatacgATATTACTATTTCTTGCCTGTTGTTCAACAACTTGCCGAGAATTACATGGGCCATGCAATCAGGCCATTAcgtgaaatagaaaaagacagtattaatatagtattaattaatactcatGCTACACTCGAATCTGGAATCCCTTTGCCACCAAACACTTTAGAAATTGCAGGACTAAATGCTCAAACTGTAGAACCGGTTGCTGGCGAAGTAGTTGTAACATGTCCTGaggtaagaaaatttattttctttatttgaaaattaacgAAAATTAGTAGAGGAATATCACTAATACTAGCATATCATACGTACAGAAATTTCATACTGGCAGTATTAAATtaccttttaattaattacatattttgaatattaaaagcaCAGTTGCATGTATATTACATGACTTTACGTActttacatatgtatgtaaagtttttccttctttttttttataatgttctgTCATATCCTATAAGTTCtattgcatttaaattttattatattctataaattttaagttttattgcatttaagtCCGGATCCATTGGAGAATATGAAAATAACGAGATGTTGTTTTCTGACAGAAATCTTCTGCTCATGCTGCTGCTATAGCAGACTTAGAAGAGGCACtgtgttaattttgaaataaaattctcaatCTGTAGGCTTATTTTGTAACTATCTTACAAAAccttcttaaaaaatgttttatgttaatta
Proteins encoded in this window:
- the LOC105833950 gene encoding UDP-glycosyltransferase UGT5, whose protein sequence is MSNFFTLLFYLVFCLLIGFVTMSKPLSILVIEPLLSTSHHIWTVNLIKGLLRKGHHIHAVSIHDINVEGKLAQNLTYTVFEDVIKTYENSDNYNPVEWKEHSAFYMTYFVHEWGIQTCDSVIKTKGAKELLEMIKTVEFDVIVQDISINLCFFGLWEVAKGKPPVVGYIPYGSAPWLKDYIGGLSYPTVRHYPATIMKPVGLWQRTCNVLYYILNDFIRYYYFLPVVQQLAENYMGHAIRPLREIEKDSINIVLINTHATLESGIPLPPNTLEIAGLNAQTVEPVAGEVVVTCPESICVFLDEAKNGAIVISFGTNVKWKSIGLDKIKTVISVLSKLKQRVLWKLDIEVPFQIPDNLMIVKWMPQNEVMSHKNVKAVWTHGGLLSMHEVIWKGIPMIITPFFMDQKYNSQILVSKGVAIRVDIDTLSMQTILYAVEEILYNESYTRNMKQLSSEFRDRPVPPLDLAIWSIEYTVRHPNGTLATPLRSQSWVEQNLIDIYAFLFFIIATTLLSLFFIIKILIDFYCNYTAFTLHKRKQA